AAAACTAAGTTTcgcaaaaattttcaaaacgtTGGTCATCCACAAATATGTTTCATTTGTTGCACCTGCAAAAATATCTACCGTAACTCGATTCCTGTAGGGTTCTTGGTAGAAAAATACGGAATCTTTAACAAAATCAATTCTGCAAATTTCGGGAAAAATGTAgttatccacaaaaaaaatgttccgCAAAACGAAGCATTCTGGATCCACCTATAGATCAAAACAAGTTCCGCAAAAATTTCTCTGCTGAAACTAATTTAAAcaccgaaaaaattatgtaaggGAAAATTATTTGTCATTCCAGGGTTAAGTAGCATGATATCCCTGACTGCAAATAAGGTTGACTGTAAAGTTAAACTAACCAGCAGCTCAACTATATTTgatacttttcttttttctacacTTCATCTGCTGACTAATCCATTCTAATCCTTGGTACAAACCATCTCCCTTTACTGCTGACGTTGCTTGTATGTACCAGTTTCTATTACGCAATCTCAATAAACCAAGTTTATCAGTCAGCTCTGTAGTAGACATAGCGCCTGGTAAGTCCTGCTTGTTCGCATACACCAACAACACAGCGTTCTGTAGATCTTcctcttttaaaagtttataaagttCATGTCTAGCTTCATCGACTCTTTCCCTATCGTGGGAGTCAACGACGAAAATGATTCCTTCAGTTTCTTGGTAATACAAGCGCCACAGAGCTCGTATACGATCTTGTCCTCCTATGTCCCATACTGTGAAcgttaagtttttatatttaactGTTTCAACGTTAAATCCAATCGTTGGTAACGTATGGACGAGTTCTCCACTCAGTTTAAAGTAATATAAAATTGTAGTTTTACCCGCTGCGTCGAGTCCTACCATTAGAATTCGACATTCCAGTTTTCCAAACATTCGCTTGAAGAAATTGCCTATAACATTCCCCATCTTTAATTTATGCTGCTATAAGTTATtaattaaagtttaaatttatgCACCTATAATTAAATACTTAAGTTATATTTATACAGCTATAAGTAATCaaacaaacttttaatttaTGCAACTATAAGTAATTACACGAAGTTATAATTTATACAATGCAAGAATGGAATATGGTCTTAACTTGTGAAAGCAAGTTAATGGTGATGATAATTTATGCACCTATAATTAATTACTAATAACTGTCTGACTACCTTCATTTCGTACATTATGCCATAAAGACAAAATTAATAtgcaagtaatttaaaaaacaaatgagATTGTCCTGGGTGGCAAATGATTCAAGCATTAACAAAAGGTGGAAAGAGTTTGAAGAAGAATGTGCTGACCGGTAAAATTCTCAATAATTAATAGCGGGGGGGAGGGGAAATACGCAAAGTTCTGAATGAAAATAAGTTTTGCTGAAACTTCACACCAGGCTGTGTAATATAAAGATGTCCTAAGTGATTTTTTGCTATCACAAACATACTTTATGAGTACAGCCTGGATGTTTATATCACATACGATTTGAAcatgtagaaaaataaaatgtgaaTGAATTATCTGCTTACAATTGTAAATCCAACTTGTAAAACATAACAAAGAAAGTTAGTTCAGTCTCTACTCTTTGGTTGTGCTAATTGGAATAAACAACACGAATAAAAAGTTATCGACCATTCagattgtaatttttttgatcCATTTCGTAATTCTGTAGCTAACAAAAAtctataaaaatttaagaaatataaaaaaatattcatgccTCACATATTCCAAATTCATATCATTTGTAATATCTACTTGTCCACTTCGCAAAGCTATGTAATTATTCTAAGGATAGAAATTGTTTTTGGAAGAAACTTTTGAGGTTTTCTCGCAAAAAATAAGGTGAaccataaaagtttttttctcgTTGCTGTACAACAAAATGCGTAAAAACTACTTAGACatatatgaaaaatttgtagAACCGCGAAAGCTTTTCCCTGCTAAATGCATAAATTCCGCGGTAAAGCTGAACCGTACAAGCTTCTTCCGGAAACAATCTCTTCgtttaaaatattatagatCAATAATTTGCAATATACTATATACTACATCACGTGAATTTTATTAACAAGTGAATTTTCTCCCATAGTAGCAACGAAAAATCACTCACAAGCAAATCTAaccaaactttttcaaaaaaaaaaaataactcgcAATTTTTGTAAGAATGAAAACAACACGTAACTTCTTTAAATAGAATTTCATTTTGAGCATGTTCAAACTCATTTTCGGTATTATGCAATGCAATATCGTACCCAGGACTTTTTATTCACGTATCTAGAGtttctttgtaaatttttgtggacgAAGGAGGTTTTAGCAACCTTTCGCGATTTTTTTCAGAGAGTTTTAGACAtatgttgcaaaaaaaatgttagcaGCAAATATCTTGTCCGGATAGTCATACTCAGATGTGTTTGCGATTCTccgtttatttttaaataaataaataaataaaaagcaagaaaaagGTTTGGAGGGCGCAACACAAACTGATAGTTTCAATGTCTCTACAACTTGCGGGATAaatttcaagactaaaacatttttcaacTTTCTTTATTAGctttaaaaatcaagttgaaaATCTAGTTCAAACAGCATATTACCTTTCTGAGATAATGGCTTGCAAATTCCTTCCTTCAGGAATATCATAAAAAGAACCATGATGGATAAATTTAATATTCTCTTCATTGTCAAACCTTAAACAAAAGCAGAAATGACATGTTTATCATAACAAGATTCAGGCGATTGATCGTTTTTTAACCAAATCGCTAACTCTTCATTGATCTTTTACGGCATGTCAGGCTATAGTGAAACAGAGGTAGACATACACCGTTAACACATTTTCCAACACCGCTCGATCTTTTTGCATATTATAAGGCTACCAATAAATTATAATACTATCACACTACATACTACTTCGTAAAAGACTTTAACAATAATTGAAGGCGATTCGCAAAAAAGAGTACTGGGTAGCAAATCATACAACAGATagaacaagaaataaaatgtgATTACCTTCGcgattgaaaaatttttttttcaaacacttTTCTGTAACAACAAGCGAGTCTTCCTAAAACACTGAAACATTCTCTAATGTTGCTGACGTCACGTGATTGAACACGtgtttattgttaaaaatgaaaaaaagaaatagtttATAGAAAACAGGGTTGCCATAGAAACAAACATAGGACACCATTTTATAGtctggaaatgtttttttagattatttgcaAGCATCAACAAAATATCAGAACATGAGTTTTTATAgagaaaatataattattcGAAATATAAAATCAGTTTCTTGCATTTTGTGTCTTGTTAAGCATCTACATTGAGAAGATGAAATTCAAGTTTTTGATTCGTAACGTTTTTAGTAAACTGTAACAACAAGCTAATTTAGAAATTAGAATCTTAtataatttgttatttattaacTCACCTCAGACTGACCtgttgaaaaaagtttttttgttgcataTAAAGTaagaaatgttcttaaaaaatataatcgacTAGCTGGGGGGGGACCGTCGTAGAATGTCCGGGTGAGCGCCTAGACCTGTCCAAAATACACGGAGATTTGTTTAAATTCATTACATTTTTAACGAAGATGGCTAACTCAAT
Above is a window of Hydractinia symbiolongicarpus strain clone_291-10 chromosome 3, HSymV2.1, whole genome shotgun sequence DNA encoding:
- the LOC130635601 gene encoding ADP-ribosylation factor 1-like 2, which translates into the protein MGNVIGNFFKRMFGKLECRILMVGLDAAGKTTILYYFKLSGELVHTLPTIGFNVETVKYKNLTFTVWDIGGQDRIRALWRLYYQETEGIIFVVDSHDRERVDEARHELYKLLKEEDLQNAVLLVYANKQDLPGAMSTTELTDKLGLLRLRNRNWYIQATSAVKGDGLYQGLEWISQQMKCRKKKSIKYS